Sequence from the Anomalospiza imberbis isolate Cuckoo-Finch-1a 21T00152 unplaced genomic scaffold, ASM3175350v1 scaffold_213, whole genome shotgun sequence genome:
aacattttcctggaaaaggtGGCAGCTCATGGCCTGGGCAGGTGGACTCTTCGTTGGGTTAAGagctggctggatggccaggcccagagagtggaGGAAATTTGCAAGTTTATTGTCAAAGTGATTGTTTACAGATGCAAAATTGTGCAACTACTTGTTTAGTGACATAAGAAGGAAGTGTTCTCCATTTGCTTTTTATGTTATTATTGTTTTTACAGATTACTAATGGAACGCTAGATGTAAAAAAAATGATGAAGACTTGGATTGTGCATAAAGGATTTCCTTTAGTCACTGTTGTCCGAAAGGGCAAGATTATTTCAGTACAACAAGAGAAATTTTTGTATCGTGTGGAACCAGAAAACTGGACATCTGATGCAAGGTTATTACCTTCTTAATACCTTTCATCCATTAAAAACAAGCTGCTGTCTTAAAGCTTGTACACCTTTCTGACTTGTATTCAGGCCTTTTAGTGTTTCCTTTGAAGGTAGGTAATACCTTCAAAGGAATTTGGCACAGAAATTCACACATCTAGTGTCTGCCTGAAGGCCCATGTCTGTTTCCACTGAAGCAAGTGGTAAAAATCGGTGACACCCTTTGTAACCTGAATTTCTTTCATGCATCCTTTTCCTGAAGCTTTTAAGCTTGACATCATGAGTTGGTTTTCAATACCAAAAGGCAGATCTCATAAGTAAAGGTTTCTTTACATTTGAGAAAGTTTTGTGTGTTTAACAAGACTCTGAAGAAAGGCAGGCTGCAGAAGTTTCACAGAAGTTACAGATGCATGTATTCTACTTTAAAGCCTCTGCTTCTTACTTCCAAAATTCAGTTGTATAACTTGGGCTTTACTACAAGAAGGTAGAGAAGCTAGCATCAATGCTTTCTTGGCTTCAAAATTTTAAGATGACACTACTACCTGACAACAAATGACTGAATGTGCAACAGAGGCAATATCTATTGTACCAAAACCTAAAAGGAAATACATATGCAAATACTGGAGAAGTAAAGATGTGGCAGTTGgtagttttaaaattttgttaaCTGCACATGTAACTTACCATATGACCCTCAACAGTGTCTTCTAACAAAAACATGTAAGTGTGAATTCGTTTGatattttgctggttttattcatttgtttgAAGTTTAACAGGAGCTAAGTCCATTGCATCACCTTGCTGAAAATTAGGTCTGTGAAAGAAATTTGTCTCTTGAAATGTAGGAATTTAGAGGGCTCTGTTTTACTTTTGTTATGcggagaaagaaaagcaatgtgAGGTTGAAAGGTaagagaagaagggaaggatTTTGAAGCTAAGTAGTTTCTGTTTCTAGTTGATGTAAGTTTGGGGCATGTATGAAAGGTTTAGAAAGAGAGCACTCTATGTGAGTCATACATAGAGGAGATCCCTGTCAAAATCGGATTTATGTGTGCAGCTTCCTTCATCCCACTCAGATTTATGTTTTTCTCTAAATAGCCAAGTCCTTATAATCATGACGAGCCTCCTTAGCATTTGTTCTTCCAGCTTCCAGTTCACTTAAGAAAGTCTTTGTGGTACACCATGAATTGTGGTTTCTATGCCATGATTTGGAATTTGAGTCTTGTACTTGGataactttttaattttagctAAAACTTGTAAAAGATCAGATAAACAATGTTGGACTCAGGTAAAAATCATACTGGATGAACTTCTGATGCAGCCAGAGATTTACTGTCTGTATGATTTTGGACTAGCTACCTAGCATGCTGGAACTGGGAAAGAAGTACTAGGAAAAGTAGAGTCCATTAGGGACTAGTGCAGTTTAAGTTCTTCATCGGTGATGTACACAGTGGGATCAAGTGCTCCTGCAGAGAATTTgtagatgacaccaagctgagtggtgcagttGGTGTGCCTGGcggaagggatgccatccagagtAATCTGGGTAAGCTTGAGCAGTGGGCCCTTGGTCAGGCCAGCTTCTGGtatcaacacaggctgggggatgaacaAATCAAGAGCAGCCTTGCAAAGGAGGACTTGGGAAGAGTCAGGGTACTGGACACAGGCCAGCAGTGTGCATTCACAGCCCAGAATTCCAGCTGTATCTTGGGCTGCATtcaaagcagcgtgggcagcaggggaggaagaggattctgcccctctgctctgctctggtgagagcccacctggaaccctgcatccagctctggggtcccagcacaggaaggacatggaactgttggagtgagtccagagtaGGTTCACAAAAACAATCATGGACATAACACCTCTCCTATacaaggacagacagacagttTGGGCTGTTCACCCTGGAGAAcaaaaggctctggggagaccttactACATTCTTTCAAGTACTTAaaggaaagatggggacagactTTTTAGCAGGTCCTGTCGTGATAGGACAAAGAAtaatggttttaaaataaaaaagggtaGATTTAGACTAGATATAAGGAATAGTGTTTTTACAATAAGGATAGTAAAACAGTGGCACTGGTGGCCCAGAGAGGTGGTCGATGCACCATCCCTGAAAGCATTCAGGGCCAGGTTGAATAGGACTCTGAGCAACAcgatctagttgaagatgttcctgctcattgcaggggacCTGAAAGAGATGACCTTAAAAGGTCTTTTTGAATCCAGTCTGTTCTATAAAATTTACTCATTTCTCAACATGatgggatttaaaaaaacaatttctgtgcATTCTGTTCATGTGTTCTTTCATCATATTCTGATTATAGAAGTGAGATTTATACTTTATTATTCTACACAGCATTCAGTGATTCTAGTATTATTAGTGTACAAAAGTgcttaaattaaaacaaaccatTCAAGGGAGATAATATGTATAGAACATGTTAGtaaacatttgttttcctttgcagttACCTGTGGCATATTCCTCTCACTTACATAACAAATAGGTGCAACTTCACCCATTGCACTAATGCATATTTACTGGATCAGAAGTCAGGTATGTAACTAAAAGCTTTTGTAGCAAGTTAATTTAGGGTTACAGATCCATGATTTTTCTGAGAGCACCCTTGAGTAAGATGTGAAGCTGAAGACATACAGGGTACAAAGTAATTTCAGAGCTCCGGAGCAGAGCACTGCTGGTGTTGTCATCATCACAGAGCTGGTTCCCTGTAGCATTGTGTGTATAAATACATGACAGCAACTGGAACAGAATCACAAGTTTGAAATTTGTAAAAGCCATGCTTTTCATCACAGTGCATACACACAATCTCTCATATGTTCTTTAGAGAGCAAGTTATGTGAAAGTCAATCTGCCAGTTTGCTGAAATGTTAGGAAGTAACTTTTCActgaaatctttattttatttgattgtGTGGAAAAATATTGTATTTGGAACAGTAGATGGGGCTGTTTGAAAGAACAACaggacaaaaggagaaaaatttacTGGTGCAACTTGGGGCAGACTGTGTTAATGTTCATTCAATCAGATGTAGGAAGAAGGATGAAGAAGTACAACCTGGAATTTTTGAGCTGTCTTTCAAAACCTTCGTGCTGACTTTTCCTTTGTCATTGTGGGGGGAAGCAGTGGGAAAGAATTTACTGTCTCTCTGGTACTAGTCTACTTTGTAGACTTTGATTTGAACAAACAGTTGTTAAATGTTTGTTTCAGCTGATAACATATTGTCTGTCCACTGGCTGTCACTGAACTTCCAGAAGAGGTGGAATGGATAAAATTCAATGTGGACATGAATGGCTATTACATAGTACACTATACTGAAGACTGGAAAACACTGATTGAtctcttgaaaaaaaaccacactgctCTGAGTCCTAAAGACGGAGCAAATTTGATCAACAGTATCTTCAACCTTGCACGATAAGACTTCTGTACTGGGAAAGATATTTAATATGTGTTTCAAGTTTTTTCCAAGTCTGAGAAGATCAGATTTAGTTTCTAGAGACAGCTGTTTTAGAGGAAGTTTAATTCAGTCTTCAATAGCCTTGTTGGAACTGTTCACTGTCACtattggacacaaaatgagtacacagaaacttggtaagttcaaaagagaaaaagagtaagttttattcaaacatctggtatttatataattccaaaggtgactgtggattggaggatggaattaccacctctccagccatactggtccaaagatcaatcaatcatttctctccacccacagagaaatatgtaaactattctatttatacatgaaattttgtgggaactctgactctcaaatatataaacattatcagaaggctaaagaagttttatgagaactttaaaactttccaaagagctataaaagaaaacttaacacttttcaaaatcagggcaacagttCACTGATGCTCTAGATGTTATTTCCCTCTTCTTTATAGCATCATCTATTTGTTTGGATCACAGAGAGCCACATGATAGTTTCCATTTCTGGAAGACCCTGTTTTATTTAGTGCCCAGTGATCTGCCTGCTGTTTTCCTGTACTCTACTGCTCCACTGTAGAAAAGTAAGCTATTTCCCTCTTAAATTTTTGCTGGTGCCCTCTCACGTGTTTCACCACCACAATCAGAAGCAGGCGAGGTGGAACTTTATAGATCGTCTCTTCAGAAACTGCTATTCTATCTGAGTACTCTTATTtatgataaatattttcagacaTCCTTGCTACACTTCCTTAcccattttcaatttttattaaCTGGAGGCATGTTAGTGGCCATTGTTGCTTTGTTGTAATCTTGCTGAagttaaaatatgaaaatttctACATGTAAATTGTTTCTTATGTCATCCCCTCTATTCACTTATCTCTCTGTTAGTGTAATGGGAAGCATCACTTCTGATTTGTTTCAGAGAGTGCCTTTGTTTTGTAGTCTATTTTAATGTTTGTGTTATTTGACCCCTAGTCTAGGAAGAGAGTCTCTGGAAAAGGCCTTTGAGTTGATTGATTACCTCAACAAAGAGAACAGCACTGCACCACTTACTCAAGCTTTGTTTCAGCTGAGTCTTATATACAGCCTTTTAGACAAAAAGGGTGAACAACAGCTGGCAGCACGAGTCATGGTATGTCTTAGTTTtcataaattataattttaaataattagcTATAATGTTCTTTATAGTTACATTCTCTTTTTACATGTTGACTGCTGAACATACTCATTAAATTCACTAAGTTTGATGGGGACTCTAGAGAGTTGCCAGTCTTGCCAGCTTTTTCTAATGGTCTCTTACCAAAATGCTACATTTTTTGGACCAGCTTCttcccctctccttcctctgTTTCCATACCATACCCATATGCCCCAAAATGTTTTGTAGGGAGTGTGGTGCAGTGGTGTCTGGGGCTATCTTAAAGTGCCATACAGgtcagtagaaatatgtaattaAACAGATTCCATGTACTTTTCTTGCGCAGGAACGTAATTTTCAAAAGTTAGAGTGGCTAGAGATCGTGGATCTAATTGCTTTATAGAgagacaagagaaaaaaacGGAACTGTTTTCTGTAGAAATAGAAACACAAGGATGGTTGTCATTGTCCTGTGCCAGTTGTGTAATAGAGTAATACTAGTAATACAAAGACTTGACAGTGAAATCAATATTGTAGGTTCAGTTCTTGATGAGCATATGTCTTTCACTTCTGTGTTTACCTTCTTATTATAGAGTTTCTTCTCCATAATCATCTACTGGTTTAAAATGACCTTTGCTGCTTCGCAGTGTAAATCAGTAAAGGGATTTAGTCTATAAGGAAACTATTAAATGATTAGATAAAATAACATGGTTTTTCTTTATGCTAGGAAAGGATAACTAGTGAGTGCTTAAGgaaacataaggaaaaaaaagcagtattttaatTTACCCAAAGTTGTTATGTGTCTGCTATAAACAGCCCAAGCTCTGGTTTGCAATGCAGTGTCTATGCAGTTTTATTTAAGTTCAGAATTTTCAGCTGAGATACGATAGCTGATCAGGCATCCTGCTGTGGTTTTGGCAAGCTACGGAACTACAAAACTGAAGGGTGTTCAGCCTATAGACATACAAAAGTGATATCTTTGTGCTAAATGAAGGTGTATTTACTGTGACTTGGTGAAGTTAAAAGCAGTTAAACATACAGAAGTTACAGTACTTTGTGATTGTAAGCTGATTACAAACAAGTTTGAGGCATGACTCAAAGAGGGGTCTTCAGTTTCCATGTGCAGTTTAAGATGTAACCTGGCCCACCTTTCAGATTTATGTGGTATCTAATACTTTTTTCTGCAGTTAAGAAATAGGATGTGTAAGTTAGAATAAATAGATGAAAAACTACTGTGTTTAGCTTCTATAGTTTGAAAGCTCaaccttttatttatttttcttactttaaaCTAATTTTATATATAGAAAATCCTCTTGGAAGGATTACTAGCTATTGCTAGtaactttttcctcctttagcATAGGATAGAGCACTTGCTTGGAGATAAAATGGATCAACAGCACTGGACAGATGATGGGACCTTGTCTGAACGAGAGCTCCGGTCAACACTGCTGGCTTTTGCCTGCACCCATGATATAGGAGACTGTAGAACAACTGCTGCTAAGATGTTTGAGACATGGATGAAGTCTAATGGAACAATAAGGTACCACAGAAACTGAGCTTCCACTTCTTTTACCCATCTGCTTTCCTGTTACATTGCCACCATTGTACTTGGGAAAATCCCCCCAACAGCAAACagaacaatcaaaaaaaaaccaaaaaaaacccaaaaaaaaaaaccaccacaccACCACCACCGACTTGGTATTGATAAAGAATGTGATTCTGTCTTTAACTGTTCCATGTGTAGAGGTAATTGCTGTTTCACAATGAGAGGATGACTCTGCTAGGCTTTGTCTCCAGTCTCATTTAGTTTAACTGCAAAACcagccttaatttttttttcatctgaattCCCTGAGCTGCATGCTGAAAAAAGATTACTTAGTGGCAAAGCCAAAGCACGTGTTTTTATCAAGCAGCACTCATTCTGCTGTGTATTCATGTGCATTTTGAGCCATAGAAAATTCTCAATTTTGTGTACAATGTACTTTGTTTTCATGTGGCTAAATGATTTGCTTTTTCCTAGTGACTGAAAGTATTAGATTGGCATGAGTTCAGTAATGCCAAATTTTAACAATTGCTATAGAATCAAATTGCTCCAAAGAGAGGCATCTCCTTCaagtgaatattttaattttgtgagtTCTTTCTTATTTTGTCAGGTGAGCATTTTTGTACCCCGttatgtttatttgttttgttgtttttgtttttccttgtagTCTTTCTAATGATGTTATGAAAGCCATATTTGCAGTTGGAGCCAAGTCCGATGATGGCTGGGAATTCCTCCTGAAGATGTATTTCTCTTCAGTTTCCGAAGCAGAGAAGAGCAAAATGATTGAAGCCTTGGCCAGCACAGAAGATGCCAGAAAGCTGATCTGGTATGAAGGAATCAAGAAGTTGTATGCTGTGTAAATTACAAGTGATAAAATCTTCTTGGAAAAgcacatttccttttttctattGCTGAAAAAATTTCTGATTGCTAAAGAAAATCCATCCAAATGTTTTGCACAGGCTTCCATACACACAAAGAACCTTatatttttcacttaaaaataacTTACGTaacagagcagcacaaaaaaCCAAATTCTGGATATgcataaagagaaaataattgaaCTTACAGGCTTTTGCAGTACTGGTAACACAGTTTCAGATTTTTCAGTGCAGATAGCAAAACTGTAAGCTGGTCTATAGAATCTTAAAAGATTGATATATATAATCAAAATAATAACTAGTTGAAGTAtaatttttgtttgggtttttttcctcttctttttttcatttctttctttgggTGAAAATTTGACTTTGCATTATGTTCCTCTCTGTAGACTAAATCTTAATACTTCATGGAGAACACAAACTTGTCCTGCTAATTTAGTCTTCAGCTTCCATCTCTTACATCTTCaatctgttgtttttcttttacaagtTATTAGAATTTACTTGATCTTTTCCAACGCCAGTAAAAATTTAGGTACCTGGATTAGAGCTAAGGTCATTCTGACTTCTGGAAATTAAAGCTAAGTAAACACAGTTGTTGTAATAAAATGTAACATTGATTTCTTCCATGTGCCAGAATTTGCTTGCTTGATGTATTATATCATCTTTTCCATCTAATTGAGGACTGTCAGGAAACCCATGTGAACATAGGaatgatgtttttttcctgtctctttgCATATGCTTTGTCTCCTAGGCTAATGCAGAACAGTCTTGAAGGAGAAATCATCAGGTCACAGGAGCTTTCACATATCATAGCAACCGTTAGCCAGAGTTTGCCTGGGTATTTGCTGGCCTGGGACTTCGTCaaagaaaactgggaaaagctTACACGAAAGTAAGGCTTTTGATGCAGCTGAAACTTTCAAACTCACAGTGGCAAAAGCACctgtttctttgtttcaaaCAAGACAGTAAATAGGAGCGTTCATATAAGATCCATATTAAAATTCTAaatcatgttttaaaattagaatttaCAAATACAACTTACTACATAAAATTTGAACTCTGAACAAGTGTCCTAGAGCCCCAGAGTAATTCTAAACAATCTTGATCTTAAATTCTCTTGAAAGGTTGCTGTCTCTAAGATGATTGGTTCAGTTGCAAGATATTGATGTGAATCAAATGGTTTCAAAAGGACATCCAGGGAAATAATTCAGCATTTATATTTTCTGAATTGCCACAGCACTCCTAAAACCAAGTAACCAAAATATACACTTGCTTCAGAAATATGTTATCTTTCACTGTCCTTGAAGGGTATCCAGCAGGAAAGCTGGCCCCCCAAGTCTTCAAAAAGCCAGCAGTACTAGAAATCTCTGTTTCTAAATCCcagttttgattttaaatagTTTCATGCTGCTTTAGAAGTTTCTCCTCTATGAAAACTTCTGCTCTAGCAAGCTCTTCATAAACCAGTATTACAGAGTTACCTcacttgaaagaaaacttgGTTGCAAATTCAATTCTGGTAGAGCTTT
This genomic interval carries:
- the LOC137466446 gene encoding leucyl-cystinyl aminopeptidase-like codes for the protein MMISQDEDFLTLIFKAMMKDALNSSHPVSSAVQSSEQIEEMFDALSYIKGASLLLMLKHYLTKDVFQAGIEVYLHNHNYGTAQSDDLWDTMNEITNGTLDVKKMMKTWIVHKGFPLVTVVRKGKIISVQQEKFLYRVEPENWTSDASYLWHIPLTYITNRCNFTHCTNAYLLDQKSAVTELPEEVEWIKFNVDMNGYYIVHYTEDWKTLIDLLKKNHTALSPKDGANLINSIFNLASLGRESLEKAFELIDYLNKENSTAPLTQALFQLSLIYSLLDKKGEQQLAARVMHRIEHLLGDKMDQQHWTDDGTLSERELRSTLLAFACTHDIGDCRTTAAKMFETWMKSNGTISLSNDVMKAIFAVGAKSDDGWEFLLKMYFSSVSEAEKSKMIEALASTEDARKLIWLMQNSLEGEIIRSQELSHIIATVSQSLPGYLLAWDFVKENWEKLTRKFHLGSYTIQNIITWSTSQFATKAHLLEVKSFFESKSEESSQLHCVKAAIDTIQLNIQWMERNLAKLQELL